A genomic segment from Epinephelus fuscoguttatus linkage group LG17, E.fuscoguttatus.final_Chr_v1 encodes:
- the stmnd1 gene encoding stathmin domain-containing protein 1 isoform X1, whose product MGCTSSSTVVRPLTPEQAKGDEDETGSRVYGRGDSAVSKDTTDSGVVMENRDNPVLPGTVPGELPPLTSELVRESDADRITRNGFLQQESTVQERPKSSEILEELLNQGIIPVRQSRERCSGTGEAYSIMLDDGEGVRRRPPARLESLKAKKAQSFPSKEEIEEKMRLAEERRKLREDELKKGLRTKSARARRPAPISSTEEDKDTAHNPVEQLQPPITPKPLDPLPCCPSEAAEGREQVKSRGDGREVTVRADTEEGWRVKNDSGNNKEEGAEGVSKYSDREVELTQVEELRKDQLLLTASGELESDSSFQRAEDKEEIF is encoded by the exons ATGGGATGTACCAGCTCCTCTACTGTGGTGCGACCGTTGACACCGGAACAGGCGAAGGGAGACGAG GATGAGACAGGAAGTAGGGTTTATGGTCGTGGAGACTCGGCCGTGTCAAAGGACACCACAGACAGTGGGGTGGTGATGGAGAATAGAGACAACCCTGTGTTACCTGGAACAGTGCCTGGAGAACTTCCTCCTCTAACATCTGAGCTTGTCAGAGAAAGTGATGCAGACAGAATTACACGAAATG GCTTCCTGCAGCAGGAGAGCACTGTGCAAGAGCGCCCCAAGTCCAGTGAgatcctggaggagctgctgaaccAGGGCATCATACCAGTgagacagagcagagagaggtgCAGCGGGACTGGAGAGGCCTATAGTATCATG CTGGATGATGGGGAGGGGGTCAGGCGACGACCTCCTGCCAGACTGGAGTCTCTGAAGGCCAAGAAGGCACAAAGTTTCCCCAGCAAAGAAGAAATTGAGGAGAAGATGAGACTGGCTGAGGAGAGACGCAag TTAAGGGAAGATGAGCTCAAGAAGGGTTTGAGGACCAAGTCGGCCCGTGCTCGGCGCCCTGCTCCCATCTCCAGCACAGAGGAGGACAAGGACACAGCCCACAACCCTGTTGAGCAGCTACAGCCACCGATCACCCCAAAGCCCCTTGATCCACTGCCTTGCTGCCCAAGTGAGGCGGCCGAGGGCAGAGAGCAGGTGAAGTCCAGAGGTGACGGCAGAGAAGTAACAGTTAGAGCAGACACAGAAGAAGGATGGAGAGTGAAAAATGACAGCGGAAATAACAAAGAGGAAGGTGCAGAGGGGGTAAGTAAGTATAGTGACAGGGAAGTGGAGTTAACCCAGGTGGAGGAGCTCAGGAAGGATCAGCTCCTCCTCACAGCCTCGGGGGAGCTAGAGAGCGATTCTAGCTTTCAGCGTGCAGAGGACAAAGAGGAGATATTTTAA
- the stmnd1 gene encoding uncharacterized protein stmnd1 isoform X2: protein MENRDNPVLPGTVPGELPPLTSELVRESDADRITRNGFLQQESTVQERPKSSEILEELLNQGIIPVRQSRERCSGTGEAYSIMLDDGEGVRRRPPARLESLKAKKAQSFPSKEEIEEKMRLAEERRKLREDELKKGLRTKSARARRPAPISSTEEDKDTAHNPVEQLQPPITPKPLDPLPCCPSEAAEGREQVKSRGDGREVTVRADTEEGWRVKNDSGNNKEEGAEGVSKYSDREVELTQVEELRKDQLLLTASGELESDSSFQRAEDKEEIF, encoded by the exons ATGGAGAATAGAGACAACCCTGTGTTACCTGGAACAGTGCCTGGAGAACTTCCTCCTCTAACATCTGAGCTTGTCAGAGAAAGTGATGCAGACAGAATTACACGAAATG GCTTCCTGCAGCAGGAGAGCACTGTGCAAGAGCGCCCCAAGTCCAGTGAgatcctggaggagctgctgaaccAGGGCATCATACCAGTgagacagagcagagagaggtgCAGCGGGACTGGAGAGGCCTATAGTATCATG CTGGATGATGGGGAGGGGGTCAGGCGACGACCTCCTGCCAGACTGGAGTCTCTGAAGGCCAAGAAGGCACAAAGTTTCCCCAGCAAAGAAGAAATTGAGGAGAAGATGAGACTGGCTGAGGAGAGACGCAag TTAAGGGAAGATGAGCTCAAGAAGGGTTTGAGGACCAAGTCGGCCCGTGCTCGGCGCCCTGCTCCCATCTCCAGCACAGAGGAGGACAAGGACACAGCCCACAACCCTGTTGAGCAGCTACAGCCACCGATCACCCCAAAGCCCCTTGATCCACTGCCTTGCTGCCCAAGTGAGGCGGCCGAGGGCAGAGAGCAGGTGAAGTCCAGAGGTGACGGCAGAGAAGTAACAGTTAGAGCAGACACAGAAGAAGGATGGAGAGTGAAAAATGACAGCGGAAATAACAAAGAGGAAGGTGCAGAGGGGGTAAGTAAGTATAGTGACAGGGAAGTGGAGTTAACCCAGGTGGAGGAGCTCAGGAAGGATCAGCTCCTCCTCACAGCCTCGGGGGAGCTAGAGAGCGATTCTAGCTTTCAGCGTGCAGAGGACAAAGAGGAGATATTTTAA